One window of the Acinonyx jubatus isolate Ajub_Pintada_27869175 chromosome A2, VMU_Ajub_asm_v1.0, whole genome shotgun sequence genome contains the following:
- the PRR15 gene encoding proline-rich protein 15: MADSGGTGSSGSWWKSLTNSRKKSKEAAVGAQPPAQPAPGEPAPPAPPSADWTGSSRENQHPNLLGGAGEPHKPDKLCGEKSGSSRRNLKVSRSGRFKEKRKVRATLLPEGVRSPEEAGFPGDPHDDKQ; this comes from the coding sequence ATGGCCGACAGCGGCGGCACGGGCAGCTCTGGGTCCTGGTGGAAATCGCTAAccaacagcagaaagaaaagcaaggaagccGCGGTAGGGGCGCAGCCTCCCGCCCAGCCTGCCCCCGGGGAGCCCGCACCGCCCGCGCCACCCAGCGCCGACTGGACTGGCAGCTCCCGGGAGAATCAGCACCCCAATCTCCTTGGGGGCGCCGGCGAGCCCCACAAGCCGGACAAGTTGTGCGGGGAGAAGTCAGGCAGCAGCCGCCGCAATTTGAAGGTCTCGCGCTCCGGCCGCTttaaggagaagaggaaagtgcGCGCCACTCTGCTCCCCGAAGGAGTCAGGTCCCCTGAGGAGGCGGGCTTCCCTGGTGACCCCCACGACGACAAGCAATAG